In Nomascus leucogenys isolate Asia chromosome 3, Asia_NLE_v1, whole genome shotgun sequence, the genomic window AGAGAGGCtttcacaattctttttttcccacaGCATACCAGTTAAATTAGAAATATGCCAGGACATATCTGAGGAATCCTTTTGGTCTCTCCTGGAGTTAGGTAGTGTCAATGGTGAGGAACTATTGAACAAAGTGCTCAACGACCCTTTAGTATTACTGACAAGCAATAATACAAGAGTTAAGACAGGAGAAGCCTGGAGCTAATTCTTGCAGCTTCCAGTGAAATGTCGGGgagttttttcttcttaaatactGTTGTACGTGATGtgttaaacaaaaaattttaaagaaaataagccaaATTAGTGGCATTCAGGTAGATCTCCTCAGTCCTTCATGCTGCACATCCACCAAAAGTGAGTTTTACAACTAGTCTCATTGTAACACTTACGGTCAGACTGCAAAACGCACCTGATTTTAACAAgcataaaatgtcatttttatgagACTGACTAGACTCTCCTCTTAAGAGTACCCGTAATAATCAGACAACTGCATACACCAGTCTCACAGGAGTTTTAATCTTCAAATGGTCATTTTATCTTACATATACAGAGTGTCTTACAGCATACAGCAATTTCCACTTTATCTGCTAGTGTTAGGACCAGCACCAATAAGAATGAAGAGTATGGTGTTTATCAGCCACAAAAATCTGTGTCTATCACCATGGTTTGACTCTTAATACTCTAATGTCACAAACAACTGGCTTGAAGAAGTCTTTTCTGGTAGGTCTTATATCTAACTGTTCAATCCACTGACAAAGGGAACTCTTACCCACTCTAACCGGTTTTCCTAAATGTAGGGGGGGTTGACATTAGCTGTCTCACATTAACTTTCAAAAGACCATCAGATGAAAACGTTTCATCAAAAGCCACCTACTTAAGTATGAACAATGACCAAAGAATGACAAATCAAAATTCTGGGCACTATGCTAAGAGAAAACTCTTCCAGAACAGATACTTAAGAATTaattctgtctctgaatttggcCAAGTTTGGTGGTTTCATTcacaacatttaaggaaaaaagtgATGGTTTATGGATAGCAGATAATAAAACAAACCTTTATACCACTTACTAAATAGAAACGGTTTAGGCTCACAAATGTGTTAAAGCTTTCTCTTTCCCCGCAATGGTAGCCAAGCAGCATAAACGAATCAACATTTCCTCAGTTCAGACCTCAACTGGTTACAGGCAAGCAAGGGCTCCTCAGAATTTGCTTTACTAACGGTTTAGGTCAGAAATTTTTTTGAAGATCAAATGTCTTGCTATGTCTTTGTGTTCTTTTTCCCATCTCTATTACGTTTGTTGCCCTGTTGGTCTCCTGAcacttccattttctccttttatgttCCTGCTATGCTCTCCAAATGGCAGTAACCTGGAGTATAACTGATCACatctcttgtgatttttttttattctaggaCTTTCCAGATCTGGACTCCAAAGAAGACGCCCAGGTGCAAGCCCAAAGGTTACCTATTTAAATTTTCCAAGCACAGTGTGTGGAAAATCATTCCTCGCCCTTCATTTTGTGTTGCTTAACGGCGCTGTCGTGCCTAAACGTAGATACTGGCCAAGAGCTAGATTTCCAAAATGGCTTTGCTCCTTTCGAGCTGACATCGGTCTATAACATGCAATTTATTTCCCCTGCAGCCAATCTTCCTCTCTACTCCAAATACTACCcgatacgtagaaagctgaaccTAACCCAGTGTAAACACCGACTCTCATCTGCTAAATTCAGCAAGGCCGGCAAAGCTGTTGCACTGATGTAAAAAGAGCGTTaaatcaaaaaaccaaaaaaaccaaaaacgcCAAAACACCCACACGAAGCCAACTGGAGGGGCGGGCGTCGGCCGGATCGCGCCCTCCCGCCGCGGCCACGCCTCCCCGCCGCGGCCACGCCCCCGCCGCCCCTCTCCGCGCCGCCGCCGGCGGCCTCCGCGCGGGCCTCCCAGCCCTTATTCCACTCACTTTGTTCTCCGCCTTTGTCCTAATCCACACCAGCAGGTGGAGCCGCAGTTAAAGTTTCCGAGTCCATTCCGGGAGCGGGAGCCCATCTTGCTGGCTGCCGAGGCCCTCGCTGGAGGAGGAGGGTCAGAACTCGGGTGCAGCCAATCGAGGGCAACGCTGCTACTTATCAGAGCAGAATGGGCTGTAGTTTAGTGAAATAGGAAAGCTGCAAAACACTGTGGAGTGCTCCCGTgtaaataaaaagaggaaaaaaaagtttctcaagTCGCCGCTGCACGACGTCGGGCCGGCGCTGGGGCGGGGGTCTGCGCTCTCCCAAGCGGCCGCGCGCTGGACTTTATTGTGCCGCAACCAGCCCCAGTTCccattgtttgtgtttttttcaaaatatggcaaaggtTCAGGTGAACAATGTAGTGGTGCTGGATAACCCTTCTCCTTTCTACAACCCGTTCCAGTTCGAGATCACCTTCGAGTGCATCGAGGACCTGTCTGAAGGTGAGTGCGGCGCCTGTGCGCCCGGGCTGTCAGTTGCTGGCTGCAGACGTTGAAAGTTTCCCGGGCCCGGCCTCGCGCTGGGCGGCTGTGTTCGGCGCCTGGCGGCCGCGGGCTGCTCTGCGGAGGGAAACTTGAAGTTGATGGACGACGGCCGCCGAGGCGCGCGCGGCTTTCCGCCGCAGCCCAGGCGCCTGCCGGGCTCAACTTGCGAGGAACTTGTTTGAGCGGAGGACCGGAGGTAGCCATGTTGTCAGCTTTGTCTGCGGGCGGGCAGCTAGGAGACCCGCACTCGCGCCCGCTGCGCCGCCTGGGGTCGCGCCGGGCTGGCTCCGCGCCGCCAACAGCCTCCGCGACCCTCCGGGCCCGGGCacggaggctgggaagggagaggCTGTGCGTGTGGTCGCGCCGGCGAGTTCGGAGCGGAGCCATCTTACCCCGAGTCGAGAATTGGGCCAGCGACCCCGGCGCACGGCGCCTCCTGTTGCCCCGCCGCCCGCCTGCCCCGGCGAAAGGCAGGCAATCACTCTCGAGAGCTCACGGTGGAGTCGCCGCACTCTCCGGGCTGGCCATGCCTGGCCGCTTCGGGGAGGAGAGCGAGGCTGTCCTCGCGCTGATTTCTGGCTTCCTCGACCAACCAGCGGGGGAGGCGGGCGCAGGCTCGGCCCCTCCGCGCCGCGGGCTGGGCGCCGGCGCTCCCCGGGGGCCGTGGGTCCTGTTCGGCCGGTTCTCCTCGGCCGGCGCCCGGGATGCGCCGGGATGCTGGCGCGCAGGCTCCCCAACCGACGTGGACTCCTTTCCCCTAATGACGAAAAGCTAATTTCAGGAAGAGAAATAGAGCTGAGCTAGGAAGTTACATTTAACCTAACAGCAGAAATAAGATACTTAAATTAATTTCCAGGACTTAATCTCTGCCTTATAGTCTGAAGGAAGACTTTCTTCAAGACCGTGTTGAAATCTAAAATAACTCCACATCCAGATACAGAACACACCCTAAACATAAAACACAAATGTAGGCTAGGAAATTAAGGTAAACTCTTCATGTCagtccaagaattttttttttctacatatattttaaggtcttaaaaatacgtatttttaatgtttagtaATAGCTAAAACGACAATTATCTttgctttaattatattttactaaAGTAATTCAGTGCTTCATTTGCCAGTTTTGAAGGGGAACTAGTTTAACTAAATCGATGAGGGACATACTTTGAACTAGAAGTATATGTAAAAAAGGCATTGAAGATGATTTGGCTAATCGTGGCATgtgaaacttttcattttaaaaactagtttttaatctctaaaatgtatatatcttGTAAGGtgctaattttaattataaaacaatatatattaattgTAATAAACTTTTAGAAAGTTGTACAGGCATATATAAAGTTAACAGTTCTCTGTACTCAGTGCCTTCCCCTAGCTCCTTTCGGTAATCACAATTATTACTTTaacatgtgccttttttttttttaaacctatatAAAGCATAAATGCACATACATATGTAGGGCAAATTTTGAAAGatgattcatttattaaaataatttcaaataggcCACTGATAACACTAAGGGGTATTTTTCTTATTACTCTGAAGTCATTTGATTACTCTCCTATGATACTATTAATATAAACATTGCAGCTACCAGGCCCATTTTTCACACccaacagtaatttttttttattgccaactgcatataaaaatagacaaaagaaaaaccattGATCGGTCCATTCCAACTTATACCACAGTGTTTTTCAGATATACCACCAGAAGTTCTTCAAATTACAGGTATTTCTCAAGTGATGCCTTCCATTTTAGGAGTCAGCTCTGAACAAAGAAGATAGATGACTCAGGATGTCGTTACAGGGCTTTTACATTGCATAGATGAAACCAGCCATTCATAAAGCCAAAACGTTCCATTTTTAACTGGGATCCATTCAGAACCCAGCTGAATCACATCAGGGTTTTACAGTACTGGTGTCAAAAACATACTTATTTCCAATGGTATATTTCACTTCCTAGGCACCATTACTGagcatttatttagtattttaaaaaatattttaagctgagTCATACTGAAGCTGCAAAGGAATCTTTCAAAAAGGTGCCATGCCTGTATACTCCACCTAGAGGCTATGTGGATTAAGGAAATTTTTACTTAGCAAAGGCTTCTAATAGGTTCCATACTTTTATATtacagttcttttaaaaattctgttcttaaaattaaactatagaattttttttttttttttaaacgagacagtctcactctggcacTCAGGCTgcatggagtacagtggtgcaaacacagctgctccctgcagcctcaacctcctgggctcaagcaatcctcccaccttagcctcctgaacagctgggaccaTAGTCAATGTGCCACCACattgggctaattttttaattttttgtagagacggagttttgccatgttgcccaagctggtctggaacccctgggctcaagcagtcctcccacccctgcctcccaaagtgttgtgattatagtgagcccactgcacccagcccaaactacagaatattttgaaaagaattttctttataagttattttGCCTCAAGTCTCAAAGCAGAGTTTGGCCACCATTTTTCATACTTTCGTCAGTAGCCCCCAAACATTCACTTTCCTTTAAGAGCTGCCCTGTAGCTTTACTTCAGAAAAAGCCTTGAGGAATATCTGGTCTTAAGATAATTTGGTTCTTTCTAATATAGGGCTTATATCAGGGGTTAAGACAGCCTGAGACCCTGGCTGGATGTGCTTGATGGTCACCAAGACTGTACAAGTTCTGATTGACCATCCTGCCAtccttaaatttatatatatatatcttaattaCAGCTACTCTCAATTGAATACTTATAATATACCAGAATTGAGCATGGTGCTTCATACTTTCCAACTTCAGCTTGTTCTAATTCCAAAGCCTACATACTTTCCACTAGACCACAGGTCTTCCCAAGTAGTGTAATTAGCTAAAAATTCTCTTGATGGCTTCCCTCATTCACTCACTCTCACCACAAATGGAAATACTTTCAGGCTGGAAATACAATCATGATTACTATgattaaataaaagttaactttaaaataaatgaacaaatttccTCACCTGAGAACTTATGTAAAACATCTGACCTTACCCTTCCTCCCTCAAATACAGGGGGCAGAGGAATTAAATGCAAGCtgggttgaaaaaaaaaaaaaaaaactgatgccAATGTATAAAAAGGTACTGAGCATGTAAAACTCAGTAACTGTAGCAAGCATCccataaacataaaaatcaatgtacaagCGTTCCCTGAGTTGCAGCCTGTTCTTGTTAAGGCCAGATTATCTCTCCATCTCCTCTGCTCTCACTTCCCCTGCAAATAAATTCCCTTATTCCACTGCTAATTTCAGAGCTAGAAAGAATTTATCTTCCCAGTTAGGTTTTCAGAAGAAGCCTAGGGTTTGTAGTTAGAGGCATAGCTTGGATTCTGATTCTTTGATGTACAAACTTATGAATTTGTGTagattacttaacctctcagagTCTCAACTTATTTGCATAATGGGGATAATCTGATCCATATGATGAAGCTGTTGAGGTTTAAACAATAGGTATGAAGTGGTAGGACTAATGCCCAGCATATAGTAGGTATTTTCTAAAATAGGTTTATAAATTATGGTGTGTTCCTATGCCAGTCCACAAATGCCAATTTATACCACTTAGGATCAAGGGCATGATATGTAGTGATACAATTATACATGAAATCAAAATTTATGAAAACctttatgtaataatttttttttttttttggagataatctcattccattgcccaggctggagtgcggtggcacaatctcggctcactgcaacctccgcctcctgagttcaagcgattcttgtgcctcagccttccaagtagttgggatcacaggcatgtgccacccctaatttttgtatttttagtagagatggggtttcaccatgtttaccaggctggtctcgaactcctgacctcaagccatccagccacctcagcctcccacaatgctgggattacaggcgtgagccactgcgcccagccactctATGTGATAATTCTTAGTCTTATCCTCACTTGGCTAGTTTAGTACCTTTCACACCACTTTCTTAAAACAGTTTCTTCACTTGGCTTTTGGGTCACCTACCTCATTTGCCACTTGTTTTGTAACTTACTTTATTTGTCCTCTTATCTTTGGAGGGCTCAAATCTCACTCCCTAGAGCAAGCCCATGTATTTTTATGGCTTTACATATCATTGACAGGTTCCAAATTTTTATCCTGCCTATTCAGTATCTCTACTTAGATAGCAGACATCTCAAATATGTCTAAAATGAACTCCTAAttgctcccccaccccacatcacCCCCCTGCAAAAGTGGCTCCTGCTTTCATCTTCAGAATTTTATCCAGAATATAACTGTTGCACAGCCCCATGGCCACATGAGGTCCATGCCACCATAATTTCTTGCCTCAATTGttgaaatattctgtttcttcccTTGTCCTCTTACATTCTATATTGAACACAGCAATCAAAGcattccttttaaaatgaaagttggcTCCTGTTACtgctctgctcaaaaccctccgaTGGCTTCCCATGCCACTCAGTGTGAAAGCCAGAGTCCTTATGATGGCCTCAAAACCGCGTGATCTGGCTGTTCCCCTCATCCTCAATCATAGGGTTGGGTGCTTTCCCCCTTCCTTTCATTCTGCTCCAGCCCTAGCCTCCTTGCTTTTTCTTGCCAAGTGTGCCCTACCTCTGGGCCTTTGTATTTGCTGTTCCCTCTGACGAGATACTTATATTGCCTACTTCCTCTCTATCTCCATCAACagatgatctcaggagatgtcaGACACAGCACCCTGCATCTGGAAGTGTGCTGGAAGCTGGAAATAGAAGTGGTCTAGTTCTAGGACCATGACTAATAGGTCCTCAGAAAATGATTACTGActtaataagagaaaataaaaaaggagctTTCAGTTGATTGTAGTTTACATCCCCAACTAAACAGGAGACTCCTCCAAAGAGTTCTACTCATCTCTGGGTTCACTTGACAGAACACATTGTAAAACATGCTCAGTAAAATCCACtatattaaattacatataaCACTTAAATTGCACCTGAATGGCTTTTCCTCCTGCCTATCTCCACTGTGTATACTCTATTGTATCACGTGGTGTAAAGATCTTGGTTTCCTCTGCCCAATTTAAAGAATGTACGACACAGGGAGGTGCCATAAGGGAACAATCCTACCGTTGTTCGTTGACAGTTGATGAGCTGAAGCCACTTCTGAGCCACGAGGGAGGTTTTACtaataatttttctactttggAGCTCTGTGATTATTTGGATCTCTGCAACATAGTATAGGGCTGCCCTTCCAAAGTGTGTTGAGAAGGGCGTTAAAAGATGATATACAAAAAAAGGGGGGTTCCATAgccaaataaatttgggaaatgctGGATTAATGTTACTGGTGTTCTTTACTGAAGGATGTCTCAGAAAACTTACTATGCCAGCATGCTTTATGAATCCTCAAGACAAGGTTTACAGCATTTCCCAAGTGTTTGGCTATGTTATCTTGTTTGTGAGGCACTGTCCAGGAACTAGTGTTTCACAAAAGAATATTTTGAGAAACTCTGATCAAAGTATGAACTCTGGTAAGAACTTTATAAGGAGCATTTCACTGCCTTTCTGGATTGCTATGAGAAGCCAATTTTAACAGCCAGTAAGTGGCTAAGTGGACATTAAAAGGGTCTTTGATGTCATCTGGTAATGTAATTACTGAATATGAAATAATGCTTTGGTTTTTTAACCCTAGACTTGGAATGGAAAATTATCTATGTGGGCTCTGCAGAAAGTGAAGAATATGATCAAGTTTTAGACTCTGTTTTAGTGGGTCCTGTTCCTGCAGGAAGACATATGTTTGTATTTCAGGTAAGATTAATCTTGGTAAATGTGTATGCCAAATATGTTTCAAAGTAGACTATATTATCTATTATCTTATAACCCTTATCCCTTTCCTTTTGGGTTAAAGAACTGCTTCTGCTGCATTCACTTTTAATCTGTTTCCAGGCAGTCTCTGTGTCACAAAGGAGCTCTTACTTCCTGGTTTTATATGCTGAGAGATGTGAATGTGATGTTTACTTTAGGGAGATGCACAACCTACAGTAAACTTTATACTGTATCATGACACACAGGGTGGTGAATTTTGGGCTCTTCCTGTGAATAGCACCTAAGTATCAGACTTCCAAGGTGGCTGTCTAGCAACCCAAAACATGGattcaaaatatctaaaattaactGGCATTGTTAGTAATATGCATCTTCAGTTTATGGTTTCAGCCACTGTAACTGATGGTGATGTAACAAAAACTTTATTTCAGCATAATCAGTAGTTGAGCTAGGTTAACAGATATGTTTAGTGGATAGAGATGTGTGGTCTTGGGTCATTGGAATGACATTCCAGAGTTTACTAAAGCATCTTATAATCTACATTATCTTATAGAGGACTACTTTTGCAAATTTACTACCCCACTAGGAATTTGTGAGGAGAATTTCtagtaataaaaattttgttcttAGATACCACTGAGAGTATCTGGATCTATACCAAGGCTTCAGACATTGTCTTCTATATTCAAAagtgttatttcttttaatccaTGTTAAATTGCTATATGAAACCATTCAGTTATTCCTCAATTATGCATGCTTATTTATAAGGGAGATATTTGTAATAGACCAAAGAGTAACTAGCCATAGGTTTTTTAAAACTACTATTAATTTCTGTTACAAGTATTTCAACCCAGCAAGTCCCATCAGTTAAGTGGAACTCACTGAAAAGACTTAATCCAGAAAGAAAATCTAACTCTTCCTATGCCTAACCTCTGTTTTCTCACTTGACAGATGGGACCAATTTAAATGAATACCATTGGTCAAATAATCCCCTCAGAAACTGGCAAGGAATCACTTAGACACATGCCATCTCTAGAGCTGCTACCTTTTCCTCCCCTGTCCTAAATACAGAATTTAGAATCTTGGTTTCCTAGCCTTAGTACTTTTgattaaaaagcaacaaataatTTACTGTATCCAAAGAAATAGCTAAGAAAAGCTCAAATATACTAATCAAATATATGAATTAAAAGTGCTGTTAATTAAAGTTGTGTGAGTGCATAACCCTGTAAAAGATATGGGTAACAGAATGCCCTGTTCTGTAGAAGGAAGCACTGCAGTTACAGATATAGGTCAAATCCCGACACCTCTGTATTAGCCATGTGTGGCTTTACCTCCCTAACCTCCTCCCTTAGTTACTCCAGTCTtctataaaatgtggataatattcTATCTCATTAAAATGTTATGGGTAATAAAACAGTATAATCAGTCACTCATAAATAGTGCCCTATTCCTATAATTAGAACtacattttcattctcttaacttCTTGAAATTGTTATATAAAAAAGCAGGACTTGCTCTGACCCATAGGCCTAAGGAACCCATACTTTACTGATAATTCATGATACAGTAAAAGAAACCTGGGTTGACATGTAATGAtaatacctcttttttttttttggctactaTAAGAACTTACAAGTAAATGCCTTGTTATTGAAACAAACCCTTGAAAATCTTTTATGTTTGTTATTAAGCATACTTCTAAGCTTTTGGCTGAAAGTGctgtaggaaaaaaatgtattcaaaagtATTTCCTACTGGTGATCTTCACGTAGTTTTACCTTGGTGTCAGTGTACATGTTGCCAAAAAGAACAGAGGAGGCACAATGTATATTCAGCCTAAAGTTCACCATTATCAACAGAAAGAGGCTAAATTAcagcttttgttttgtgttttaaaactacTATAgtaatctcctggtctgccatgATTATGCCTCTCTAAATAGTTAAACATGTCTTTCTTCTGAGTGAGTCAAAGGCTAGCAGGAAGATGTCCAGACATCTGCCTAGTATTGCCAGCTAGAGTCAAAACAAAGATCTCTGCTCATTACTTCTGCATCCTAAATTATTTGAAAGGCCTGCAAGTTTCTCTACTCAAATTTGCTCAAACTGAatctttttcaaatgtaaaatgctttttaaaagatgttttatatttacaacagattttaaaacagaaacatgcCTAGAACCAATTTACTGAAGGGAACCAATTTACTGAAGGGAACCAATTTActgaagggaaggggaagagtcATAGCAGTACTGAACTATTATATATTTCCCATCTCCACCCACTTCAGGTATATTAGAATCCATTTGGGTACACTGGAAGTAATCTAACCCCTCTGTGCAGGGGTGTGTAGAATCTCTAAGACAAACAGCATATTCTCCAGGACAAGTCTGGCTGTCCCTATCTTGGTGTCTCGCCAAGAGATCATAAACCCCTTCAGGGCAGGAACTGATTTACGAATGAATTCCAAAATACTAAGTGCTCAGAGCTGAGCCACACATGAGATTATAAAGATGAACTGGATGGGACTCCTGCCCTGGATAAAGCATAGCATCTAGAAgagaagactgaaaaataaacatgtttagaTCACAGGGCATACGTTCTTAGATAATTTGTGACAAGAAATATCAGCACATAAAAAAGGAATCTATTGATTCTACCTTCTGAGTTAGAAAGGGCGTCACTGAGAATACACTCGATGTAAGCtccaaaaaagattaaaagatgaATTTTTCAGGATGTAAGAGAAGGACCTTTCAGGCCAAGGGAACAGTATGTTAGAAGCACAGgggtgaaatatttcttttttaaatttgtttttgtagagatggggtttcaccatgttgcccaggataatctcaaattcctgggctcaagtgatccgcccaccttagcctcccaaagtgctaggattacaggtgtgagccaccgtgctcggacACAGCATGAAAGATTATCACCATGTTTTAAAGAACCTGTGTGATTCATATCTCTAGAACAAGGGTGGAGTTAAAGGAGGTATGAATGGAGATGTTGGTTGGAGACAAACTGAGAAGGGCCTATCAGTGAAGTTAAAGAACTCAGATTTTATCCCTTAGAAAAGGGAATACTCATCTGAGGGTTTTAATAATCTGAGGTTTTAAAaccaaagagaaaggaagagatctGTGTTAATGCTGGTAGCAGTGCAAATGATAGGCTAGAGCTGGGGAGATCAGTTAGAAAATTCTAAGCAATATTCCAGATAGGAGATGACATGAATTCAGcctccagaaatgaaaaaagtgtTGAGACTGACTAGATGTAGGAGATAAGGGAGTGAGGCTGACTGAGGTTTTTAGCCTAGGACACTAGGTAGCGATTTTATGCCTTTTTGTATCATCTACCTGTGTTAGGCATACAGTAAACATCAGTCTTCAATTTTCCCAAGCTAAGGCATTGGCTAAAGTGCTCATCTAGGCCCAGGAATATTCCTTGGTGCCCTGGCAACAGGTAAGCTAATTTGCTGGGACTTTATCCATTTACCACCCAGAATGGCTGCCTCAGATGCCTCAGCCATCACTGCCTGTGTTCCCCAGTCTATGGCTCCTTCCATCCAGTCGTCTCATTACTACCTGCACACTACCATGGATGGCGCCCTGCCCTTCGCTCATGCTCTTAGTCTAGTCTAACTCAATTTACTTTCTGCATTCCTCAAGGTTCACCTTACAACAGCTTGATTTAAAACAAGGTCTTTGACATCTGCCTAAAACAATCTTTACCTTCACTGGTTTCCACATTGTGTGATTTAAAGAGCATACTATATTGTAGAGTCTAGCAAAGTAACTATTCATAATAGaggattattaatattttttgaaaatctgcTATGTAGCTATTTCCATctcattttcagttttgttttgttttgttttgtttgagacggagtctcactctgtcgccaggctggagtgcggtagtgcgatctcagctcactgcaacttccacctcctgggttccagcgattctcctgcctcagcctcccaagtagctgggactacaggtgtgcgccaccatgcccagctaatttttgtgtttttaatagagctggggtttcatcatgttggccaggatggtctcaatctcttgacctcatgatccacccgccttggcctcccaaagtgctgggattacaagcgtgagccaccgcacccagcctcattttcagTTTTATACTAATTTACTATTAGAATACCTGTGAGGGTGGTTGGGTGGGTATGAGAATATAAGTATCCTGGGTTGAAGAGGGAAACTGGTATAATAAACATTTGTGGCCAGCAGTCTATGAGCAGATAATTTAATACTAATTTAGGTCTGAAAATTATGACTGAAAAGGTTAAAATCAATTGCTGACTATAAAGGTTTTATAATGAATAGTGTATAATCCTTCATGAACCACCATGCAGTGTAGCcagaatttcttcattttagaaGTGTAGTCATGCTTTCAAGTATCGAGGGTCCTTACATATATTGTGGCAAAACATGAACTGTCTTTTCCAGCTTATTATAAGTCAGTCAGAAATGAGCATTTTCCTTCCCAGTATGATTTCCAAGTTTTTCTTGTTGCATCCTCAACTGATCTTTCTAGGTAACTGAAACTCCAGTCTTGCCTACCACTAacagctttttgtgtgtgtgtgtttcttttctttttaatttattctaggCTGATGCACCTAATCCAGGACTCATTCCAGATGCAGATGCAGTAGGCGTAACTGTTGTGCTAATTACTTGTACCTATCGAGGACAAGAATTTATTAGAGTTGGCTATTATGTAAATAATGAATATACTGAGACAGAATTAAGGGAAAATCCGCCAGTAAAACCAGACTTTTCTAAGGTAATGTTCTTACTATTCCTTTTTAACTACTTTTACTATGCAATTTTTAAAGCAGTTGCTATTGCAATTTCATAGTATACTATTAAAATGgctttaagataaaataaatctgAGGTCCTTATGCCAACTGGGCAAACTACTTATTGTTCCATTACCATGGATGACTTCAAACCCT contains:
- the ASF1A gene encoding histone chaperone ASF1A codes for the protein MAKVQVNNVVVLDNPSPFYNPFQFEITFECIEDLSEDLEWKIIYVGSAESEEYDQVLDSVLVGPVPAGRHMFVFQADAPNPGLIPDADAVGVTVVLITCTYRGQEFIRVGYYVNNEYTETELRENPPVKPDFSKLQRNILASNPRVTRFHINWEDNTEKLEDAESSNPNLQSLLSTDALPSASKGWSTSENSLNVMLESHMDCM